Proteins from a genomic interval of Salinivibrio kushneri:
- the truA gene encoding tRNA pseudouridine(38-40) synthase TruA translates to MRFALGIEYDGAQFYGWQRQREVTSVQEHLERALSTVANHPVAVQCAGRTDSGVHGTGQVVHFDTDNQRPLKAWTMGVNANLPDPIAVRWAKPVTDEFHARFSATARRYRYVIYNHPLRPAILAKGVSHYHAELDETLMHRAGQYLLGENDFSSFRAAQCQSKSPWRNVMHLSVNRQERFIVIDIKANAFVHHMVRNIVGSLMTVGRQEQPPEWMAWLLAQKDRTQAAATAKAEGLYLVEVDYPETFGLPRSPIGPLFLPD, encoded by the coding sequence ATGAGATTCGCGTTAGGCATTGAGTATGATGGCGCTCAGTTTTACGGTTGGCAGAGGCAACGAGAAGTCACCAGTGTACAGGAACACCTCGAGCGTGCTTTATCGACGGTTGCCAATCACCCTGTCGCCGTACAGTGTGCGGGACGTACCGACTCTGGCGTGCATGGAACAGGACAGGTAGTGCACTTTGACACTGATAATCAGCGTCCATTAAAAGCTTGGACCATGGGTGTCAATGCGAACTTGCCGGATCCGATTGCGGTGCGATGGGCGAAGCCCGTGACAGACGAGTTTCATGCCCGTTTTAGTGCGACCGCGCGACGCTATCGTTATGTGATTTATAATCATCCCTTGCGCCCGGCGATCTTAGCCAAGGGAGTCAGTCACTATCACGCTGAACTTGATGAAACCTTAATGCACCGAGCGGGTCAGTATCTCCTTGGGGAGAATGATTTTTCCTCATTCCGTGCCGCTCAGTGTCAATCGAAATCCCCTTGGCGGAACGTGATGCATTTATCGGTCAACCGTCAAGAACGCTTTATCGTGATTGATATTAAAGCCAATGCGTTTGTGCATCATATGGTTCGCAATATTGTGGGGAGCTTAATGACGGTCGGTCGTCAAGAGCAGCCGCCTGAGTGGATGGCTTGGTTGCTGGCACAAAAAGATCGTACCCAGGCGGCTGCGACCGCCAAAGCTGAAGGCTTGTATCTGGTTGAGGTGGACTACCCCGAAACATTTGGGTTGCCTCGTTCACCCATTGGCCCCCTGTTTTTGCCGGATTAG
- a CDS encoding FimV/HubP family polar landmark protein: protein MSNAQQSEQSSSQTRLTITSHRVKRHLIAVAGVLAVALVSVSTVPVEAAIRILGPQDEMAAETASPQPTPAVASAQQYGPTGANETLWSIATQMRPNTQVSVYQTLGAIFRLNTDAFTNNNIHSLQPGSTLVMPTLAQIEQESTQDVINRLEIDEARKQAQNTTPLSEQVEQPSPQPSPAPSTNTQPEQSQPEQTSQDTSQSSEETQQASAPEPQVVQNLQSQLQASDQEMTRLVESNHVLKVRLSEVQHELSALKEQMSGDAELNKEIRAFLEKQRQQQVAEDTQPPSAVESLLDSPLLLAMLAIIPGALIAGAIFFFLARRRKQEEDTEEPAALDHDDMDDMPVVMVPDPDDDEDDVDDPQDDDELEITDDETASEDIAFGDDTDLDDLDLDDELDDMAGNESSVAPTSDDAIGLEDMERALDELADTPPADKDSAADDTSSHEGDESETGDTEQPEEEMSADEALAAEWAKALEEGNDSDVDDIDALLAGEADGNAAEAPAEEPESESAETKAQTSEEREDNDEQAPNDALFDSVLDDEPELDLSQDIDLSDDDNDDNVSLDNTTELLDELVGDEEDEDSWLNEGDDTEGEFDESSDALLDEVLDKDDDPHLEDSDALLEEVLGDDDEPDPLAEDDDPALWGEEDDNDPNEAELEQLLYASDTQTEETPDTDPGSETGAEQDSDADALADTPAAAESSEADDAPAADDDAEDEPQAALNEDNAPADESAESEATSGADDAPAADDGAEDEPQAALSEDDAEADESAEPDEPEATSEADDAPAADDNAEDEPQAALSEDDEPSEEPAEPEATSEADDAPAADDDAEDEPQAASSEDDEPLEESAEPEATSEADDAPAADDHAEDEPQAALSEDDAEADEAAEPEATNEVDDAPAADDDGEDEPQAALSEDDAEADQSAEPEATSEADDAPAADDDAEDEPQAASSEDDAEADEAAEPEATSEADDAPAADDDAEDKPQAALSEDDAPADESTESEATSEADDAPATDDHAEDEPQAALSEDDAEADESTEPEATSEADDAPAADDHAEDEPQAALNEDDEPLEESAEPEATSEADDAPAADDDAEDESQAALSEDDAPSEEPAEPEATSEADDAPAADDHAEDEPQAALSEDDAEADEAAEPEATSEADDAPAADDDAEDEPQAALSEDDAEADESAEPEATREEDEAADDDGDNLDDISEEDLLDLTSLPEYDEEAALADAEPVDDQEQADLDSVPEPEPEPEPEPEPEPEPEPEPEPEPEPEPEPEPEPEPEPESNSERDYEFDSFSLDELGEFGEDDALSAALEEQRELESYLDEQQEGDVAKETPERDERDISDLDDDDHQVGGLNMEALLSESDDDTPLDLSSLSDEEAAVWQADNEPEPEAESEDWSQQPAIDPASLETFELEEALDEDLLSEGEAESELIGEEQEEDDYISIEELMRDDGSTPDIDPDKAEMNLNVGLDEFPDVLEDISAIDVDGDTASTEASTNLDLAKAYLEMNDIDGAISLLEKVMQSGNKALQQEARQLLEQLR, encoded by the coding sequence GTGTCCAACGCACAGCAAAGTGAACAGTCTTCTTCTCAAACTCGATTGACCATAACCTCGCATCGCGTTAAGCGGCATCTTATTGCCGTCGCAGGGGTATTGGCGGTTGCGCTTGTCAGTGTTTCAACGGTGCCGGTCGAAGCGGCAATACGCATTCTTGGTCCGCAAGATGAAATGGCGGCTGAAACCGCTTCGCCCCAACCAACGCCAGCGGTTGCATCGGCACAACAATATGGTCCAACCGGGGCCAATGAAACTTTGTGGTCGATTGCGACTCAAATGCGCCCTAATACGCAAGTGAGTGTGTATCAGACGCTCGGCGCGATTTTTCGTCTGAATACCGACGCATTCACCAACAACAATATTCATAGTTTGCAGCCGGGTAGCACCTTAGTAATGCCGACGCTGGCGCAAATTGAGCAAGAAAGCACCCAAGATGTGATCAATCGGCTTGAAATTGATGAAGCGCGTAAGCAAGCCCAAAATACCACGCCACTCAGCGAACAGGTTGAGCAACCGAGTCCGCAACCGTCGCCAGCGCCTTCAACGAACACCCAGCCGGAACAATCGCAACCTGAGCAAACAAGCCAAGACACTTCCCAATCCAGTGAAGAGACTCAGCAAGCCAGTGCGCCTGAGCCTCAAGTGGTACAAAATTTACAGTCTCAGCTGCAAGCGTCAGACCAAGAAATGACGCGTTTGGTTGAGAGCAATCATGTGCTCAAGGTTCGTTTGTCTGAGGTTCAGCACGAGCTGAGCGCCCTAAAAGAGCAGATGAGCGGTGATGCTGAACTCAATAAAGAGATCCGGGCATTTTTAGAAAAGCAGCGTCAGCAACAGGTGGCTGAGGACACTCAACCTCCCTCAGCGGTTGAATCTTTACTTGATAGCCCATTATTGCTGGCTATGTTGGCTATCATCCCGGGGGCCTTGATTGCAGGGGCGATATTCTTCTTCCTCGCGCGTCGTAGAAAGCAAGAAGAAGACACGGAAGAGCCCGCGGCACTGGATCATGATGATATGGACGATATGCCCGTGGTCATGGTGCCCGATCCGGATGACGATGAAGACGATGTTGACGATCCGCAAGATGACGATGAGTTAGAGATCACCGATGATGAGACGGCGAGTGAGGATATCGCGTTTGGCGATGATACCGACCTGGACGATCTGGATCTGGATGACGAACTCGATGATATGGCTGGCAATGAATCGAGTGTCGCGCCTACCAGCGATGATGCTATCGGTCTTGAAGACATGGAGCGCGCGCTGGATGAGCTGGCCGATACGCCGCCGGCTGATAAGGATAGCGCTGCCGATGACACATCATCCCACGAGGGGGACGAATCGGAAACGGGCGATACAGAGCAACCTGAAGAGGAAATGAGTGCTGATGAAGCGCTTGCCGCCGAGTGGGCTAAAGCGCTCGAGGAAGGCAATGACAGTGATGTCGACGATATCGATGCCTTATTGGCAGGTGAAGCTGATGGAAACGCCGCTGAAGCCCCAGCGGAAGAGCCTGAGAGCGAAAGCGCCGAGACGAAAGCGCAAACGTCAGAAGAGCGCGAAGACAATGACGAGCAAGCGCCAAATGACGCGCTATTTGACTCGGTGCTCGACGATGAACCTGAGCTGGACTTAAGCCAAGACATTGACTTATCTGATGATGATAATGATGACAACGTTTCTCTCGATAACACAACCGAGTTGCTTGATGAACTTGTCGGTGATGAAGAGGACGAAGATAGCTGGCTCAATGAAGGGGATGATACCGAGGGCGAATTCGATGAAAGTAGTGACGCCTTACTGGATGAAGTCTTAGACAAAGATGATGACCCTCATTTAGAAGATTCTGACGCTTTACTCGAAGAAGTGTTGGGGGATGACGATGAACCCGACCCACTCGCTGAGGATGATGATCCAGCATTGTGGGGAGAAGAAGATGACAATGATCCGAACGAAGCGGAGTTAGAGCAACTTCTTTACGCGTCGGATACGCAAACAGAAGAAACACCTGACACTGATCCAGGATCAGAGACAGGTGCTGAGCAAGACAGCGACGCTGACGCACTAGCGGACACCCCCGCCGCAGCAGAGTCTAGCGAGGCAGATGACGCACCTGCAGCGGACGATGACGCGGAAGACGAACCCCAAGCAGCGTTAAACGAAGACAATGCACCGGCGGACGAATCGGCTGAGTCAGAAGCCACTAGCGGGGCCGATGACGCACCCGCGGCGGACGATGGCGCGGAAGATGAGCCGCAAGCAGCGTTAAGTGAAGACGATGCAGAGGCGGACGAATCGGCTGAGCCAGATGAGCCAGAGGCTACGAGCGAGGCCGATGACGCACCCGCAGCGGACGATAACGCGGAAGACGAGCCGCAAGCAGCGTTAAGTGAAGACGATGAACCGTCGGAAGAACCGGCTGAGCCAGAAGCCACTAGCGAGGCCGATGACGCACCCGCAGCTGATGATGACGCGGAAGACGAGCCGCAAGCAGCGTCAAGTGAAGACGATGAACCGTTGGAAGAATCGGCTGAGCCAGAAGCCACTAGCGAGGCCGATGACGCACCCGCAGCTGATGATCACGCGGAAGACGAGCCGCAAGCAGCGTTAAGTGAAGACGATGCAGAGGCGGACGAAGCGGCTGAGCCAGAAGCCACTAACGAGGTCGATGACGCACCCGCAGCGGACGATGACGGGGAAGACGAGCCGCAAGCAGCGTTAAGTGAAGACGATGCAGAGGCGGACCAATCGGCTGAGCCAGAAGCCACTAGCGAGGCCGATGACGCACCCGCAGCTGATGATGACGCGGAAGACGAGCCGCAAGCAGCGTCAAGTGAAGACGATGCAGAGGCGGACGAAGCGGCTGAGCCAGAAGCCACTAGCGAGGCCGATGACGCACCCGCAGCTGATGATGACGCGGAAGACAAACCCCAAGCAGCGTTAAGTGAAGACGATGCACCGGCGGACGAATCGACTGAGTCAGAAGCCACTAGCGAGGCCGATGACGCACCCGCGACGGACGATCACGCGGAGGATGAGCCGCAAGCAGCGTTAAGTGAAGACGATGCAGAGGCGGACGAATCGACTGAGCCAGAAGCCACTAGCGAGGCCGATGACGCACCCGCAGCTGACGATCACGCGGAAGACGAGCCGCAAGCAGCGTTAAACGAAGACGATGAACCGTTGGAAGAATCGGCTGAGCCAGAAGCCACTAGCGAGGCCGATGACGCACCCGCAGCGGACGATGACGCGGAAGACGAGTCGCAAGCAGCGTTAAGTGAAGACGATGCACCGTCGGAAGAACCGGCTGAGCCAGAAGCCACTAGCGAGGCCGATGACGCACCCGCGGCGGACGATCACGCGGAAGACGAGCCGCAAGCAGCGTTAAGTGAAGACGATGCAGAGGCGGACGAAGCGGCTGAGCCAGAAGCCACTAGCGAGGCCGATGATGCACCCGCAGCGGACGATGACGCGGAAGACGAGCCGCAAGCAGCGTTAAGTGAAGACGATGCAGAGGCGGACGAATCGGCTGAGCCAGAAGCTACCCGCGAGGAAGATGAAGCGGCTGATGATGACGGCGATAATCTCGACGACATTAGCGAAGAAGACTTACTTGATTTAACCAGCCTACCAGAGTACGACGAAGAAGCGGCATTGGCAGACGCTGAACCGGTTGACGATCAAGAACAAGCGGATTTAGATAGCGTGCCAGAGCCAGAGCCAGAGCCAGAGCCAGAGCCAGAGCCAGAGCCAGAGCCAGAGCCAGAGCCAGAGCCAGAGCCAGAGCCAGAGCCAGAGCCAGAGCCAGAGCCAGAGCCAGAGCCAGAGTCAAACAGCGAGCGAGATTATGAGTTTGACTCTTTCTCGCTTGATGAGCTGGGCGAGTTTGGCGAAGACGACGCACTAAGCGCTGCGCTCGAAGAGCAGCGAGAGCTAGAATCTTATTTAGATGAGCAGCAAGAGGGTGACGTCGCCAAGGAAACGCCTGAGCGTGATGAGCGAGATATCAGCGATCTCGACGATGACGATCACCAAGTGGGTGGCTTAAACATGGAGGCACTGCTCTCCGAGTCAGACGATGACACGCCACTGGATCTTTCCTCACTGTCCGATGAAGAAGCGGCGGTTTGGCAAGCTGATAATGAACCTGAGCCTGAAGCAGAGAGTGAAGACTGGAGTCAACAGCCCGCCATCGATCCGGCGTCATTGGAAACGTTTGAACTCGAGGAAGCCTTAGATGAGGATCTTCTGAGTGAGGGAGAAGCAGAGAGTGAGCTGATTGGTGAAGAGCAAGAAGAAGATGACTACATCAGCATTGAGGAGCTCATGCGAGATGATGGTTCTACGCCAGATATCGATCCTGATAAAGCGGAAATGAATCTGAATGTGGGTTTAGATGAGTTTCCTGATGTGTTAGAAGATATCAGTGCCATTGATGTGGATGGTGATACCGCGAGTACTGAAGCATCGACGAATCTTGACCTTGCCAAAGCGTACTTGGAAATGAACGATATCGATGGGGCGATTTCTTTGCTCGAAAAAGTGATGCAGTCGGGCAACAAGGCCTTACAGCAAGAAGCACGTCAGTTGCTAGAACAGCTGAGGTAG